DNA sequence from the Uloborus diversus isolate 005 chromosome 1, Udiv.v.3.1, whole genome shotgun sequence genome:
tgtttgtgtgcaggcatgagtgttggtagttctgtgtatgagtgtttttgtgcgtgggggcggggtatgtgtatgtgtgtgtaggcatatgtgtttgtgtctgtgcaggcatgaatgtgtgggtagttgtgtgtttgtgtgtgtatgtatttgtgtatgggtgtacgtgtttgtgtgtatgtgtttgtgtatgtgtgtatgtgtttgtgtgtgtgtatgtgtttgtgtgtgtgtatgtgtttgtgtgtgtgtgtagttgtgtatgtatgcgcgtgtgtgtagttgtgtatgtatgcgcgtgtgtgtaggatatggatgcaacctggagacggctttcgctataggagcagcatcgtgaggagccggtcgacggtgatgctgcagagggtgctggcgggaaaataaaacgatagcacatcaaaacagtcaaatgaaagcaataagcaatcgtgaatgctcaaaaaaaaaaaaaagaacaggtgtttagttttattctttattacgtacgaagcacattcaaaactttcacttttattcacaagtgtttccattattttgataactacctgtatatttttatttacctAACAATATCTTCTAATAACTTACACTATATATGCTGAAGATAAAGTCTTGAATTCTGTGTGAATAAAGTCTGAAATTggaaaaagaactaaaaataatattctcataagttgcttttatttagcCTACCTTAGTAACAAGAATAAAACCTAATCAAAACTGaagataaaaatatgtttcaaatggtTATATTAAATACACAGAAGTTAATTACCTGCTTTAGAAACTTTGTCAATGTCTTCTGTCGAACATCCTGATGGAACACAGATTCCCAGTCTTATAGATAAAAAGTAGAACGTGTGAGCAATCTTCGATAGATCACTTATTATCTGaaagaattcataaaaaattatacatataaatagggaatatcttttttttacttccttttacaaaaaaggaagtattgtattcgcaaaaaaattttcaccccaaaatcggcctgatttccattttgctcacccccaaatgaatgttgagctttttttttcaacccgaccacacgtgtatatgtgcctaggaacgtacagacacccgaaatatccattttgacgatcccagagttaattacaacgagttttctcgtgacgtctgtatgtacatatgtatgtgcgtaaatgtgtatgtatgtcgcataactcaagaacggaatgtcctagaaagttgaaatttggtacgtagactcctagtggggtctagttgtgcaccttcctttttggttgcattcgtatgctccaaaaggggtcttttcccctttttggggggaaatcattgttaatttcgatgtaaactcaagtagtgttataatttggcggacacttggcgatatatcgccagtcttttggtcgccaagttttgtcgccaacttggcgattttttttattttatgtatttatttatttattttaaatctggtttcaatttggccactgttggtgatatttagagagtaaactattgaatcacattaaaattgcaataatggagaaataacattaaactggtgtaaaaggaagtcatgtgatgcacacatcagctcgtttttttttttttttttttaaacaaagggaGATCGTAGTACCATCCAGAGTGGAATGCGATCTTCATCCAGAAAGTTTAAAGAAggcagaaaaaagtaaaataagaattgTAGAAAAATGATTGTGTGGAGTTATCCCTACCAGTAGATAAATTAATGCGCAATCCTTTTCTGTTTCGTATATTGCTCCCTGCATGAAAGAGAAAGATTGCTTACTGATTAGCCTACTTGTAGAGTCCTCAGTACGTTGTTTCTGGAATTACATTTTAGGCGAATGCGAAGCGATTGAGCAGTACAAAAAGTTGCATGCTTTGATTTAGTTGCAAGGAAAAATTGAATTCAATCGCGCGAAATAAAATAATCGTTCAGTTTTAGATAGACTGATAAAATGATGGTATCTACCAATCTACTTTCCTACCTATCTGTCAATAATTCTCTATCTAGCTTAGGGTCCCCCAATTGGTTAAAAACATTATACAAACTGtgttatcttctttactaataatatagctgaaagtctttctggatgtctggaggatgtctggatctctgtgacgcgcatagtgtctagaccattcggccgattttcatgaaatttggcacaatgttagtttgtagcatgggcgtgtgcaaatcgaagcgatttttcgaaaattcgattttgttctttttctattccaatttcaagaacattttcctgagcaaagttatcataaaatggacgagtaaattaccaagttatcataacgtagaacagtaacatgggcaagccaattggcgagaaattcaccatacattatttgtaaatacacaagcgaaccaaaagacctttcaattttctaatacgttcaaagccgtacgggtaccactagttactaaaaaaaaaagctgaatgtctggttctgtctgtctggatctctgtgatgcgcatagcgtctagaccgtacGGCCGGTTTTCctgaaattctgcacaaaattagtttgtagcatgggggtgtgcacctcgaagcgattgtttgaaaattcgattttgtgctttttctattccaattttaagaaaactttaccgagcaaattatcacaacgtggaagagttaaattacgaaattatatcataacgtggaactgtaacattgtcgagcaaataaacatagccaattggcaagaaattcatcatccattatttgtaaatataaaggcgaatcaaatgaccgtttaattttctactacgggcaaagccgtgcgggtaccactagtagataaTACAACTCCCGCAATGTTTCCAAAACAATCGGAGGAGTATTCCACACGTGCACAGTAACAAAATATCTGTGCCATTAGACCTCGAGATTCCACAAGCCTTAGCTTCCGACTATTTTAACAGGAAATATGAAAAACGCTTTCATGaccattattattataaaaaaacaactaaattacCAACTTCCAAAACGCTATTCGATCTTAAAGGACAGTTTCGCGTCTCAATTAAAATACTTACATTTTctcttttggtaaaattcttgAGTTCGTCCATAGACTCCCCCAACTTGTAGAATCTGTCTAGAGGGGGCAGCGGCGGCTTCATATTTATGGTGCAATATTGCCCTCGGAAAAGTATTTTATCCTTTCTTCTGTCGGATATGGCTTCTGTTTCCAAACACTCGTCAAAAGAGCCAAGTGAACTTAAAGTGCCACCCATCAGTCCGTCGATGCTTTTAGCACTGGAGTCAATGACTGCAATTCAAagacaaatacaaatacaaatgcaaaagtgacgaccagcaacaggctctgagcccagttagactggtcctagtcaatttacaatccccagtgaagatcaatggccctcttaaaactatctactccctttctcattaccacctcttccggtaagctgttccaaggttccactactctgctaaaataataatttttcctaaactccatgttagcttgagatttaaatagcttaaaacaatgaccccttgtcctgttttcagtgctaaacttcagccccgtaacatctttcattttaatgaatttaaacaactgaatcatgtcccctcggtctcttctttgctcaagactacatttttagccttctaagcctggaatcatagtagACATGtgaacaataaatttctttttgacTTCAAAGGGATATATTTTCCATTGCAAACTTTAATATTGAGGAGAAGTTTAAAATGCAATACTCAAGGGAGTACGTTACCAAATGCTTTACCAAAATCCACTCAAATtcaattcagatggaatagttgGCGAAAGTGTTAGAGTCTGGCTACATTGTCGGTATAATAGGTTTATTGCTGTTAGAAACTTACGAATTTTTATTGGGCGGCATTCACTCAGCCATACAGTTGTAAAATGCCACTATGTTTGTCAAACCTAAATGAAATCTATTTCTTTGATAATAGTACTCAttattttatatctttatttgtaaataaagcaaatattttaacAGGATTAAAAGgtccattaaaatataaaataatcctcCAAACATATCTGTCaggtaatttaaaaacattaaaagcctCCATTTAAAACGCAAAATCGGGAGCAAACATGGCAGCAAAGTATGCACTATATTTCTGTTTTCGCCAAGGTTCTAACAAGTTGCCAAATATCAATGTGGGGTATCTCTTAGTGTCTTGACATTAGATGACTGAATTCTTACTGAATGTTCAAAAACTTACGTGTTTGAATCACTCCCGCTCAAAAAATCAGAAGTCTTCATCTTGATGAGCTCAGGAAACATTTATGCTGAGTTTTCAGAAATGTTTAGAACATTTTGCAAATACGAATTGGCGTTTATGAATTAGCCGCCAAAGGTTTTGAGATTCAATTAAGAATTTTGTATGCGAATAAACATTTCGCTTTGACATTATATGATTCAATTCGTTTATAAGAACTTAGTTATGTTGCTTATAATTCTCTagtttttatacttaattctCTCATGTAAtctttcaaaaatggaaaataaataaagcaatataaatgatttttagaCAAAATTTTGCATGTTTCGGGATTCCATTGCGTCTTTTTACACGCTACTTTACAAGGAAATGGTATGTTTCTAAAGCTATTTACCTTGCAATGAATATTGCTAACAAACACCTTCTATAACGCCTGAAAcgacaaattattaatttttcgaaATGATAGTTTCACGGCAAAGTATTCACTAGCAAACATTTCATAAAAgtgttcaataaatatttaaaatttcaactatgatgCTGCTGTAACGAGCTTAAGGAGTACCTTTCACACAATGAGTAAAGCAGGCAAAAGAACCGACAATTGTGAAAGCGTGGTGGAGTCCTGAGCTTCTAAATGAGACCTTGACTGATAAATCTCAGCAACACCTGTTACCTCTTCTACAATTTTGTGTAATTCTGAAGGGAAAGATTTGCTAATGAAACCATTGTGAAAGCAACCATATTTACTACAACGGGATTTTGGGATCCACGGGTTTAACGAAAGAGTATTTGGCACTCGATCAGTAGTTGGCGGTGACTGGCCTCAAACACGTAAGTTTCTGGCCCCAAGTCCACCACGTTATCCACTAGAGAGCCCATACTGATGTATTATCCCCAAGAACCATGAgtaaaaaaatttagctttctaTACTGAGGCTAATTGCGACAGAGAACAATGTTGTAAtcccaaaatttcaaaattggtgCACTTATATAAGTGTCTTCGCTCTACGAGGAACTTCTTTTACAGTGCAAAAATCTCTAGAGCAGCAGTCACAATGAAAACACCTCTTaattcaaaactaataaaaaaaaaacatgcaaaatcgTTCGCTTCCATGTCGCATGACCCAGCGGCATGTAAATATTCATTGAGCGTTTATTTGACCATGGCATTCTCGACGAAACTAAATTTCTAGTGCAGTTCCTCATCGTGAGAGCGCAGGTCTCTCCATCTAGTGATGAACTGGGAGTCGAAATTCTCATATGATAATGATCTATTTGGTTCAGACACTCTCGACGTAACTAAATTTCTAGTGCAATTCCTCATCGTGAGAGCTTAGGTTTTTATATCTAGTTAGAAACTGGGAGTCGAAATTCCCGTACGATAATGAACTATTTGGCCATTACACTCTCTATGAAACTAAATTTATACAGCAAATTCTCAGCATGAGAGCCCAGGTTTTTCCATCCAGTGGGAAACTTAGATTCAAAATTCTCATATGATAATGAGCTATTTGGCCCATACACTCTCGACGAAGCTAAATTTACAGAGCAAATCGAACTAAATCTATAGAGCAAAGATCATGAGGTTCCTGGTTTTTCCATCCAATAggaaattttaaagtcaaaattcCCATATGAAAATGAGCTATTTGGCATCAGACGATCTCGACGAAACTAAATTTTTGGTGCAATTCTTCATTGGGAGAGCCCAAGATTATCCATCTAGTGGGAAACTTTGAGTCAAGATTCTCATATGATAATAATCTATTTGGCATCAGACGATCTCAACGAAACTAAATTTTTGGTGCAATTCCTCATTGTGAGAGCCCAGGATTATCCATCCAGAGGGAAACTTAGAGTCAAAATTCTCATATGATATTAACTTTGAGCCGATAGTGGTACAACATGAAAAAGTGATTGATTGATTATGGGGCTTGCACTTGATGTGCAATAAGCCACCAGGTATAAacatatatcgctcgtttggaagacgagtgccacaatacgaaatttttaattttctttttttttttcgcttggtCTTCAAAGGACTGTATCTTCTTTGGAAAGTAATGACAGaatttttgttcgaatattaaccactggagagcacagcaagcATACTTTTCTTAATACAAATTGTCTGAAGAGTTCaccttcaaacgcttctcctgtacaATTTCGTTTCTTCATACCCTATTactccgcattatccggcatgccgcaaaattcgggggtcactagattttcaataacacttgcctggtccttttctGCATGCCGGAagaatcgaggttaggaaaaaaaatactataagtttaaaaattaagataagttaTATGCATatcttattattaataataaatagttaaattttgtaaaaaaaatatttagtaacaatgtcatttgttattttaacaagaaaaatattgcttaataacgattaattttataaaaaataaattaaaactaagtaagcaaacatttaagcagtaagttaccgccacgAAACTAGTGTTAAAGAATTTACgatattaaatatataaaaattaaactcacctctctaaaaggaaactaaattaatttattttaaaaaaactatgaacAAATCTCAGCAACAATAATTGTTTCTGAATTGATCACTTTAACGgctcatatttaaataaattaataatgacctacgataaataacaagcacatattagtatatgcaatacacatattttttgaaagaaggttatttttgggatttattaatttttttctttacagtggtttgctctctgattggaactgaatggggaaatttacttttgttttgttgcaaaataaaccaagaattatctggcatgccggaaaattcgaatttcccggcatgctagTCAAAcacgcttttttccggcatggcGGATAATGCGGGGAAATACGGTATTGTGccactattttttcaaatgagCGACATATTAAAAGCAAAGCATaaagattgcttaaaaaaaacattttgatgataAAGAAAATACTCAAACAGTCTTTCACCTAATTATGTAATTCTAAGCGTCGTAACATTCACAGTAGCTTccaaatatttagttaaaaaatgaaataagtaaaacatGCTTACATCGAATTGCCCATGGTTTCAATTTCATCATGTTATTCAGCAGCAGCATTCCATTGTTCATGCATTGTGCAGAAAGTTCCAATTTTGTTGCTGCCTCCATCAAAGAAGGCAAAACACTTTTCACTGCATACCTGATTCCAGTTTTTGCAGCGCTTTCGAATTCAGTCCATCTTTTCAAAATGTCTTCATGCGAAATTGAACTATTTCCAATCCTATCATTCGCTGCTGATGATGAAAatggtagaaaaattaaaattagacaacaaattttaaatttgcaatgtTTTACGTTTGCCATAACTTTGAACGATTTATGCTCTTTTAGTTCTGCAAAACCAAACTGCAACTGTGTTGGCTTGGACATCGCTTTAGACAACCGCAATTTCCTTTTTGGGATCATTACATTTAGGAAAGACGAAAcgaaaaacttatgtttttccTTTCAAATAGCTTTTGATTGTTTATCAGGATAAGGTCAAAAGCTTGGAACATTTCAGAAGGACCGAAAGTTGATTCATTGTTAAAATCATGAGCACATAAAGATTTTCTAGATATTCCTTATTGCGAACGTGCCCTGTTATTGTCCTACGAACCTTATCCTgcgtacgtgtgtttgtgtgtctatGTGTCATGAACGTGGTGCATCTTTTTAAGGCaggaaaattgaaactaatccgttcatctatttttctgCTCGATTATCGACAAATTGCTCAAACTACTTCCTCAAATTGAACATCTCCTAAGATAAAAGAGATTTGTGGCCTGCGTtttcattatctttactaataataaagctgaaagtctggatctctgtctggatgtttgttATGCGAATAGCACTTGGACCGttcgggccgattttcatgaaatttgacatgaAATTAGCTCATAGCATAGAGGTGGTGAGCATCTCAAaggaattgttttctttttttgaaaattcgatttttttttcgttttctatgattttatttttaccaccatagGTGGATTGaattcctctgcaccgagcgaacatacataagatggacgagtatgtaaattaccataacatgggcaagcaaatgaacataaaatattggcgagaaattcatcatccattatttataaatatacagttttttttttgcgatttttttctttttttttggggggggggggggggctgtgtaagaaaattttaatcagGCTGGGACTCAACTGacgaaattttgtttaaaacgaaGAACGGTTTTTCAAACGATTTTTTGATACgttccctatccaccgcacaaaatcAGGTTTGAGTGTAATCGTTACTAATACTAAAGCTGAAAGGCTCTCTagatatctgtcaggatctctgtgacgcgcatagcgcctagtccGTTCGGCCgagtttcttgaaatttggcacagaattagtttatagcatgggaggaaggggtgcacctcgaagcgatttttcgaaaattcagttttgttctttttctactttaattttaagaaaaattttacggagcaaattatcacaacgtgaaccAGTAAATTACCAattttatcataacgtggaaccgtaacaagggcaagcaaatgaacatagcaaaatggcgagaaactcatcatccattatttctaaatatgcAGGCGAAAAAAATGACCCTTtcttttttctactacgggcaaagccgtgcgggtaccgccaGTCAAGTTAATAAGCTAATAAAACgctttataaaaaaatgaaatccaataaaaaaaaaatacagtacgcTCGTGTTTGGACTTACAAAGTAtctaataaattgaaaaactaaaatcttttaaaaattaatggaaattaaatatttaaatgaagttcCGGATAAATTGCTTCTGAGAAAGATTGAACTCTAAAATTTGATGATGTTTTTGAGAGCAGAATAGGTAACTTTTCAATTTAGCACCTAAAAATGGTTTCATACGAT
Encoded proteins:
- the LOC129220024 gene encoding uncharacterized protein LOC129220024, which codes for MIPKRKLRLSKAMSKPTQLQFGFAELKEHKSFKVMANVKHCKFKICCLILIFLPFSSSAANDRIGNSSISHEDILKRWTEFESAAKTGIRYAVKSVLPSLMEAATKLELSAQCMNNGMLLLNNMMKLKPWAIRFIDSSAKSIDGLMGGTLSSLGSFDECLETEAISDRRKDKILFRGQYCTINMKPPLPPLDRFYKLGESMDELKNFTKRENIISDLSKIAHTFYFLSIRLGICVPSGCSTEDIDKVSKAGRLNKSNL